A genomic stretch from Styela clava chromosome 5, kaStyClav1.hap1.2, whole genome shotgun sequence includes:
- the LOC120344128 gene encoding DBH-like monooxygenase protein 1 homolog, producing MLEKIEDSVVIFSCIMHFILVIWIAVFSPSVKSQMTPSDSYSHSTMLQSGKILLYWKYTDSHITFEVIGQTTGWIGIGFSSNGAMTASDIVVGWVKNGAVTVTDRHGGSSNTYPPIDPQQNIEVLGGKELDGWTMIKFSRQIAACEEEYDREISTNTERLIWACGNTDPTGDDLVSGDYHNTDRGVESIYFFEPSTNFADLPTGPTYDTFDVLASNFLIPAERTYYNCILYKLPDFGGKQHIVKWEPVIQLGNEPYLHHMLIYRCGDIMENESELAKDDRCYSPNMAHFDTCTTIVFEWLLGAGAMTFPAEAGFPVGGPGDPVYVQLEIHYNNPNMVAGVRDNSGYRFTYTPTLRKYDVGVLQIGNYVNPKEHFIPPGAESFKSIAHCTNECVKSRMSVSETDHVTAFSVVLHSHEAGRKMRLRHLRNGTELPYLASDENYDFNYQEARYLNPSVSLQSTDNFQLECDYNTEGRVAITEAGLGVREEMCLAFISYYPKIDLSFCQSSVTMYASWQYLDIDMTKVNKVENTPGAILSHFQLTGPSNVAGKTVFEYMNELNWTQQKIEDFESFYNAAQHHGFCIPSNVSETTVTPFEPISIETPYVSPRKECLVGLPTPSSQTTSHGHKTTSSAIILLGILSLIFMLIV from the exons ATGCTTGAAAAAATCGAAG ATTCTGTTGTAATATTCAGCTGTATCATGCATTTCATATTGGTAATATGGATTGCCGTGTTTTCGCCGAGTGTGAAAAGTCAAATGACCCCGAGTGACAGTTACAGCCATTCTACAATGTTGCAATCTgggaaaattttattatattggaAATATACTGACAGCCATATTACTTTTGAA GTGATCGGTCAAACAACTGGATGGATTGGAATCGGGTTTTCTTCTAACGGTGCAATGACGGCATCGGATATTGTAGTAGGATGGGTGAAAAACGGTGCAGTAACAGTCACG GATAGACACGGAGGTTCATCCAATACATACCCACCTATTGATCCCCAACAAAATATCGAAGTTCTGGGAGGAAAAGAATTAGACGGATGGACAATGATTAAATTTTCACGTCAAATTGCTGCTTGTGAAGAAGAATACGATCGAGAAATTTCG ACAAACACAGAACGACTTATATGGGCTTGTGGAAATACTGATCCAACCGGAGACGACCTTGTTTCTGGTGATTATCACAATACTGACAGAG GTGTGGAAAGTATTTACTTTTTCGAACCATCGACAAATTTTGCTGATCTTCCAACTGGACCTACCTACGATACTTTCGATGTGCTTGCATCAAATTTTCTTATTCCAGCAGAACGCACATACTACAATTGTATATTATACAAACTTCCTGATTTTGGTGGAAAACAACATATTGTAAAG TGGGAACCTGTGATTCAGCTTGGAAATGAACCTTACCTTCATCACATGCTCATTTATAGATGTGGCGATATCATGGAG AACGAGTCTGAACTGGCAAAGGACGATCGGTGTTATTCCCCAAATATGGCTCATTTTGATACGTGTACGACCATTGTTTTTGAATGGCTATTAGGAGCTGGG GCGATGACGTTTCCAGCAGAAGCGGGTTTTCCAGTCGGTGGACCAGGAGATCCGGTTTATGTACAATTGGAAATTCACTATAACAACCCTAACATGGTCGCAG GAGTTCGCGACAATTCAGGATATCGGTTTACATATACGCCTACTCTTCGAAAATATGATGTTGGCGTTCTTCAAATCGGGAATTATGTCAATCCAAAAGAACATTTCATACCCCCCGGAGCTGAGAGCTTCAAAAGTATAGCACACTGTACAAACGAATGTGTTAAATCT AGAATGTCAGTATCCGAGACAGACCACGTTACAGCTTTCAGTGTTGTTCTTCACTCTCATGAAGCCGGGAGAAAAATGAGACTACGCCACCTCAG AAATGGAACTGAACTTCCGTACCTCGCCAGTGATGAAAACTATGATTTCAATTACCAAGAAGCAAGATATCTAAATCCAAGTGTTAGTCTCCAAAGTACAGACAATTTCCAACTGGAATGCGATTACAATACGGAGGGACGAGTTGCAATCACAGAG gcAGGACTAGGCGTACGAGAGGAGATGTGTCTTGCATTTATTTCGTATTATCCGAAGATAGATTTGAGCTTTTGTCAATCTTCAGTTACAATGTATGCTTCTTGGCAATACCTCGACATTGACATGACAAAAGTGAACAA AGTTGAAAACACTCCCGGCGCCATCCTTTCGCATTTTCAACTTACAGGACCAAGCAACGTGGCTGGAAAAACCGTATTTGAATATATGAATGAA CTAAACTGGACGCAGCAAAAGATTGAagattttgaaagtttttacaATGCCGCTCAACATCACGGATTTTGCATTCCCAGTAATGTCAGCGAGACG acAGTTACGCCCTTCGAACCTATCAGTATCGAAACTCCATACGTCTCACCACGAAAGGAATGCCTGGTTGGGTTACCAACGCCTTCATCTCAGACCACGAGTCACGGACATAAGACGACATCTTCTGCAATTATTCTTTTGGGGATTCTATCTCTTATATTTATGCTTATCgtctaa